One segment of Anopheles stephensi strain Indian chromosome 3, UCI_ANSTEP_V1.0, whole genome shotgun sequence DNA contains the following:
- the LOC118509598 gene encoding uncharacterized protein LOC118509598, with protein sequence MEEAANTSGTTIMLMGAPSQHDFKWTHERCMLLLHEYDLLKDKFKDRKHKKKDLWAEISMKFRKIYAYDLEWDVAYKKFRNLKQTFEQVRAKMQQQAITGQYSNRPKWPYFEKFQQILDDPGVVAYSYTADQHHQQHQQHHHDDHTDDHHPHHHKHPAQLDPGTVGQVLAGEDFTDTLVTVFPMGDELEIPAQPVEECSVEHDDAAKVDRKEIVVQTVVEGLEVEQEEEEAGEEQVAEHIEEEEEPLAQQTDELEEEAPHRKRFRRLGTYEQERLMIEREKLDTLREIQRGIECKNDILRGILHVLQSRVWQAHPTMD encoded by the exons ATGGAGGAGGCGGCCAACACTTCCGGCACGACGATAATGTTGATGGGCGCCCCGTCCCAGCACGACTTCAAATGGACGCACGAGCGctgcatgctgctgctgcacgagTACGATCTGCTGAAGGACAAGTTTAAGGATCGCAAGCACAAGAAGAAGGATCTGTGGGCGGAGATCAGCATGAAGTTTAGGAAGATCTACGCGTACGATCTCGAGTGGGACGTTGCGTACAAAAAGTTTCGCAATCTCAAACAAACGTTCGAACAG gtGAGAGCGAAAATGCAACAGCAGGCCATCACCGGCCAGTACAGCAATCGGCCAAAGTGGCCGTACTTTGAAAAGTTTCAGCAAATACTCGACGATCCCGGGGTCGTTGCGTACAGTTACACCGCCgatcagcaccatcagcaacatcaacagcatcatcaCGACGACCACACCGACGATCATCATCCACATCATCACAAGCATCCGGCACAGCTCGATCCGGGCACTGTCGGGCAGGTACTGGCCGGTGAAGATTTCACCGACACGCTCGTAACCGTATTTCCGATGGGCGATGAACTCGAAATACCTGCCCAACCGGTCGAGGAATGCAGTGTGGAGCATGATGATGCCGCCAAGGTGGACCGTAAAGAGATAGTAGTACAAACCGTTGTGGAAGGGTTAGAGGTGGAacaggaggaggaagaagccgGAGAGGAGCAGGTGGCGGAACACatcgaggaggaagaggagccGCTGGCACAGCAGACGGATGAGCTGGAGGAAGAAGCACCACACAGGAAGCGGTTCCGGCGGCTAGGCACCTACGAGCAGGAACGGTTAATGATCGAGCGCGAAAAGCTGGACACGCTGCGGGAAATTCAGCGTGGAATTGAGTGTAAAAATGATATCCTGCGCGGCATTTTGCACGTGCTGCAGTCACGGGTATGGCAGGCACATCCAACGATGGATTga
- the LOC118509599 gene encoding uncharacterized protein LOC118509599, with protein MTVAVDAFFLAWHTAGCHQNSFEFFRTKGFRSVENPTHTSLLSLMVKHFHQQLEGTSVKKGAMQNEIASHTLDVSVAQICITLGWTRTRRSPLQLLSHLTGNYVRKVAELAKHFAELNNRTTPNLDDLAFVFHYLQIDLEEMAIYCENVKPHRPRACDLSLVSIPKAHQQQTDVEH; from the exons ATGACAGTTGCCgttgatgctttttttctcgcatGGCATACTGCGGGTTGCCACCAGAAttcttttgaattttttagaacaAAAGGGTTTCGTAGTGTGGAAAATCCAACACACACTTCACTGCTGTCCTTGATGGTGAAACACTTTCATCAACAGTTGGAAGGAACTAG CGTTAAAAAAGGAgcaatgcaaaacgaaatcgCTTCACACACGCTGGATGTGTCCGTGGCGCAGATCTGTATCACACTCGGCTGGACCCGTACGCGCCGATCGCCGCTACAATTGCTGTCCCACCTGACGGGAAACTATGTGCGTAAAGTGGCCGAGCTTGCCAAGCATTTCGCCGAACTGAACAATCGTACCACTCCAAACCTGGACGATCTGGCGTTTGTCTTCCACTATCTTCAGATCGATTTGGAGGAGATGGCGATCTACTGCGAGAATGTGAAGCCACACCGTCCCCGTGCCTGTGATTTGTCGCTTGTTTCTATTCCCAAGGctcatcaacaacaaaccgaTGTGGAGCATTAA
- the LOC118509597 gene encoding uncharacterized protein LOC118509597, whose product MENNPAPPETPPCNIDKRLPNRTYITAWRDKNEFRSVYEKIFTYPADDIETKEDALQWLNMWKIRQVKNLPVCVRCTLQVLEAQLFDLRSQRDGTDGNATEIKNMYAGAFTRFINFLTESGGSRKETIADSVRKIGIETYLVELRHLCAHRSVSISIDVFRRSAQYCMDWLNRSYWQRELACMEPVSAWSIKGNILPDDQLPTLSRILRTYDAVTAARVRKAYTLDAAISRVGLTVDEVELLEAHAEWRKSAKLRVIQTQTVEQLQALKLPPNQATVNAICKAVFDNCTRMFQDAEAYGEDPTVPLAEMHSALFRGLAAMGCVQTFFEQLIVICEQDSLHTAPRRPAAYWAHKIAAGFQLLKEFKQHCRTLPPGRVSRWGQAPRLNLAQRWYEERLKSATSHQLMLGLYVDCPWHLKLPRTYVMARLTAMNEYTKDVVPILLTLQEPSLSDEQLQKIKHLTQIYYAGSNVISADPSSKKDIPTEGKQGNGHQATGTNGTKIYTAEDLKDAIANIHSNKRKVAGEPTAPPKRAKQYGPWTEPDVTIDWGKYPLGTCRT is encoded by the exons atggaaaataatccCGCACCGCCCGAAACACCACCATGCAACATCGACAAGCGGCTCCCTAATCGAACGTACATCACAGCATGGCGCGACAA AAACGAGTTCCGATCGGTGTACGAAAAGATATTTACCTACCCAGCGGACGATATCGAAACGAAGGAGGATGCCCTGCAGTGGTTAAATATGTGGAAAATAAGGCAGGTGAAAAATCTCCCCGTCTGCGTACGGTGCACGCTGCAGGTGCTCGAAGCCCAGCTGTTCGATTTGCGCAGCCAGCGCGACGGAACGGATGGTAATGCGACGGAAATTAAGAACATGTATGCCGGTGCCTTTACCCGGTTCATCAACTTCCTCACCGAGAGTGGCGGTTCGCGAAAGGAAACGATCGCCGACTCGGTACGAAAGATCGGTATCGAAACGTATCTGGTCGAGTTAAGGCATCTGTGCGCCCACCGGTCCGTTTCGATCTCGATCGATGTGTTCCGCCGGTCGGCCCAGTACTGCATGGATTGGTTGAACCGGTCCTACTGGCAGCGGGAGCTGGCATGTATGGAGCCGGTCAGCGCGTGGTCGATCAAGGGTAACATCCTGCCGGACGATCAGCTACCGACCCTGAGCCGCATCCTGCGCACGTACGATGCAGTGACGGCTGCACGCGTCCGGAAAGCGTACACGCTGGATGCGGCCATATCGCGCGTGGGACTGACGGTGGACGAGGTGGAGCTGCTGGAAGCGCACGCCGAATGGCGCAAATCCGCCAAGCTGCGGGTGATACAAACCCAGACGGTGGAGCAACTGCAGGCGCTGAAGCTACCGCCCAACCAGGCCACGGTAAATGCCATCTGTAAGGCGGTGTTCGACAACTGCACGCGCATGTTCCAGGACGCGGAAGCGTACGGGGAGGATCCGACCGTTCCACTGGCGGAGATGCACAGTGCACTGTTCCGGGGCCTGGCTGCCATGGGCTGTGTGCAGACGTTCTTCGAGCAGCTGATCGTGATCTGCGAACAGGACAGTTTGCATACCGCCCCTCGCCGACCGGCCGCGTACTGGGCGCACAAGATAGCGGCCGGATTTCAGCTGCTGAAAGAGTTTAAGCAACACTGCAGGACATTGCCACCGGGGCGGGTTTCTCGGTGGGGTCAGGCGCCTCGCCTTAACCTGGCCCAGCGGTGGTACGAAGAGCGGCTAAAGTCGGCTACCAGCCATCAGCTCATGCTGGGACTGTACGTCGATTGCCCGTGGCATTTGAAGCTACCCCGAACGTACGTGATGGCGCGCCTAACGGCGATGAACGAGTACACCAAGGATGTAGTACCGAT ATTACTAACTCTACAGGAACCTTCACTGTCCGATGAGCAGCTGCAGAAAATCAAGCACCTCACACAGATTTACTACGCAGGCAGTAACGTGATCAGTGCCGACCCTTCCAGCAAGAAGGACATTCCAACGGAAGGCAAGCAGGGAAATGGTCACCAGGCTACAGGCACAAACGGGACAAAGATTTACACCGCGGAAGATCTTAAGGATGCGATCGCCAACATACACAGCAACAAGCGTAAAGTGGCCGGCGAACCAACTGCTCCTCCGAAACGAGCCAAACAGTACGGACCGTGGACGGAACCGGATGTAACGATCGACTGGGGCAAATATCCATTGGGAACGTGTCGTACATGA